A single Candidatus Pacearchaeota archaeon DNA region contains:
- a CDS encoding peptidoglycan bridge formation glycyltransferase FemA/FemB family protein, giving the protein MTIKEIDEKKIWEDFLLKCVEKTFCQSFNWGDFNQSMGDKVYRFGIFDNERLIAVAQTIKIKAKRGTFLFVPHGPVILEGNDKEIIKILLNYLKELGKKEKASFIRFSPIFALNEENVKIFKELGFINAPIHMHPELTWELNVIPNEEELLKGMRKTTRYLVKQAEKNSDVEIVKSIDEKDLVEFEKIYLETAGRHSFTPFPPKYLKRELDAFKNDNEIVIFLGKYKGETVSSAMIVYWSNRAFYHQGASSSKYAKIPVSYLLQWEAIKEAKRRGCEIYNFWGVIPESENNHPWAGLSLFKKGFGGKEKQYVKTQDYVLSPMYWLTYIFEELRKRKRHL; this is encoded by the coding sequence ATGACAATTAAAGAAATTGACGAAAAGAAAATATGGGAAGATTTCCTTTTGAAATGTGTTGAAAAAACTTTTTGCCAGTCTTTTAATTGGGGAGATTTCAATCAATCAATGGGTGATAAGGTATATAGATTTGGAATATTTGATAATGAGAGATTGATTGCTGTTGCACAAACTATTAAGATTAAAGCAAAAAGGGGGACCTTTCTTTTTGTTCCTCATGGGCCAGTTATTTTAGAAGGTAATGATAAAGAAATTATAAAAATATTACTTAACTATCTGAAAGAATTAGGAAAAAAAGAAAAAGCCAGTTTTATTCGTTTTAGTCCCATCTTTGCATTAAACGAAGAAAATGTTAAAATATTTAAAGAGTTGGGATTTATAAACGCTCCTATTCACATGCACCCTGAATTAACTTGGGAATTAAACGTTATTCCTAATGAAGAAGAACTATTGAAGGGAATGAGAAAGACAACGAGATATCTAGTTAAACAAGCTGAAAAGAATTCTGACGTAGAAATAGTTAAAAGTATAGACGAGAAAGACTTGGTTGAATTTGAAAAAATCTATTTAGAGACTGCGGGGAGACATTCTTTTACTCCTTTTCCTCCTAAGTATTTGAAGCGGGAATTAGATGCTTTTAAAAATGATAATGAAATTGTTATTTTTTTAGGAAAATACAAAGGGGAAACGGTTTCGTCAGCAATGATAGTTTATTGGAGTAATAGGGCTTTTTATCACCAAGGAGCTTCGTCTTCAAAATATGCTAAAATTCCTGTTTCGTATTTATTACAGTGGGAAGCTATTAAAGAAGCGAAAAGAAGAGGTTGTGAGATATATAATTTTTGGGGGGTAATTCCTGAATCGGAGAATAATCATCCCTGGGCAGGATTGAGTTTATTCAAAAAAGGATTTGGAGGAAAGGAAAAGCAGTATGTTAAAACTCAAGATTATGTTTTATCTCCAATGTATTGGTTAACCTATATCTTTGAAGAGTTAAGAAAAAGAAAACGTCACCTATAA
- a CDS encoding putative glycoside hydrolase — translation MNKWFLLIIFIILISLGVFIFIPKEKIGGINSVKENKVLPDKIMAVYLTSWSASNSAKIDYIIDLSKKTEINAVVIDVKDWSGKIPYSTNVSLAKKYGAERVIIKDMKGLIDKLHNEGLYVIARITVFQDPVLAYNRSDLAIKNLSGGTWYDYNGLAWIDPTKKEGWDYNISIAKDALSNGFDEVNFDYIRFPSDGNLNNMNVDFSTEREVLKSFYQYLRSELKGETISADLFGLTTVNLDGLGIGQVIEDAYEYFDFVCPMVYPSHYASGFIGFENPADHPFEVVAYSMAKAKIRISNYNSKLRPWLQDFNLGATYDTEKVYLQIKAVKEILTDKYYGYMIWSPTNLYNEEAIIKGEN, via the coding sequence ATGAATAAGTGGTTTTTGTTAATTATTTTTATAATTTTAATATCCCTCGGGGTATTTATTTTTATACCCAAAGAAAAGATAGGAGGTATTAATAGTGTTAAAGAAAATAAGGTTTTACCTGATAAAATTATGGCCGTTTATTTAACTAGTTGGTCAGCTAGTAATTCTGCAAAGATTGACTATATTATTGATTTATCAAAGAAGACAGAGATTAATGCCGTTGTGATTGATGTTAAAGATTGGTCAGGAAAGATTCCTTATAGTACTAATGTTTCTCTTGCTAAAAAGTATGGAGCAGAAAGAGTAATTATCAAAGATATGAAAGGTTTAATTGATAAATTACATAACGAAGGATTATATGTTATTGCTAGAATTACGGTTTTTCAAGATCCTGTCTTGGCTTATAACAGAAGTGATTTGGCGATTAAAAATTTAAGCGGTGGCACTTGGTATGATTATAATGGATTGGCTTGGATAGATCCAACTAAAAAAGAAGGTTGGGATTACAATATTTCCATTGCAAAAGATGCTTTAAGTAATGGGTTTGATGAAGTTAATTTTGATTATATTCGTTTTCCGTCTGATGGAAATTTGAATAATATGAATGTAGATTTTTCAACAGAAAGAGAAGTATTAAAAAGTTTTTATCAATATTTAAGAAGCGAATTAAAAGGAGAAACAATATCGGCTGATTTGTTTGGATTAACTACTGTTAATTTAGATGGATTAGGGATTGGACAGGTAATCGAAGATGCTTATGAATATTTTGATTTTGTTTGTCCAATGGTCTATCCTTCTCATTATGCTAGTGGCTTTATCGGATTTGAAAATCCAGCTGATCATCCTTTTGAGGTAGTAGCATATTCAATGGCTAAAGCGAAGATAAGGATTAGCAATTATAATTCTAAGCTTAGGCCATGGCTTCAAGATTTTAATTTGGGAGCTACATATGATACAGAAAAAGTATATCTTCAGATTAAAGCAGTTAAGGAAATTTTAACTGATAAATATTATGGATATATGATTTGGAGTCCTACTAATTTATATAATGAAGAAGCGATAATAAAAGGTGAAAATTGA
- a CDS encoding FtsQ-type POTRA domain-containing protein has product MKRRIKIKKRKIAKRRKKSIFTNFYFSFFVFASIIVLSAAGFLLFSPRFQVSQLNISGNNNISTEDLEKVAEQELKTSFSLLGMDISTESIFLSMGGGVNSLMESFPEIEKITIKKNFPNGISLQIVEKTPYAVWTDDFDNSKCYLVDKNGSYIKDFENKEEYSSLIKVNEKEEFSNLTKEDILERLSKIELKLKSNSINVSEFDIYQEKIVTKSNLSCKIFFNINDDLDWQIEKLGIVLENNKYSSNLGNFEYIDLRFGNQAIIK; this is encoded by the coding sequence ATGAAGAGAAGAATAAAGATTAAAAAAAGAAAAATAGCAAAAAGAAGAAAGAAAAGCATCTTCACTAATTTTTATTTCTCTTTTTTCGTTTTCGCTTCTATTATTGTTCTCTCAGCAGCGGGATTTTTGTTGTTTTCTCCGAGATTCCAAGTTTCACAACTTAATATTAGTGGAAATAACAATATTTCAACTGAAGATTTAGAAAAAGTTGCTGAACAAGAATTAAAAACTTCATTTTCTTTATTAGGAATGGATATCAGTACAGAAAGCATTTTTCTTTCTATGGGTGGCGGAGTTAACAGTTTAATGGAATCATTTCCTGAAATAGAGAAAATCACGATTAAAAAGAATTTTCCTAACGGAATTTCTCTTCAGATAGTCGAAAAAACTCCTTATGCAGTTTGGACTGATGATTTTGATAATTCAAAATGCTATTTAGTTGATAAAAATGGAAGCTATATTAAGGATTTTGAGAATAAGGAAGAGTATTCTTCTTTGATTAAAGTTAATGAAAAAGAGGAATTTAGTAATTTAACCAAGGAAGATATTCTAGAAAGACTTTCTAAGATTGAATTAAAATTAAAAAGTAATTCAATTAATGTTAGTGAATTTGATATTTATCAAGAGAAAATAGTCACTAAAAGTAATTTATCTTGCAAGATTTTCTTTAATATTAATGATGATTTAGATTGGCAGATAGAAAAATTGGGTATTGTTTTGGAAAATAACAAGTATTCTAGCAATTTAGGTAATTTTGAGTATATAGATTTAAGATTTGGCAATCAAGCGATTATAAAGTAG